One Archangium violaceum genomic window, TCCCCGGTTCGATCAGATCGACTCCCTCTCGGTGGGCGATGCCTCCTACCCCATCCGGCTCGCCCGTGTGCGCGTCAATGAAGGTACGCTGGTGTGGGTGTTCAGTGAGGCAACGGTCCGGGCCATCGATCCGCTCTACGAGGAGTTCGGCCCGCTGGTGGGAGATGTGCTGCCGCCGGTGTTCTTCGACAAGCCGGTGCTGGGGCTGGAGCTGTGGCAGTGGCTGGGCCTTCTGGCGACGGGAGTGCTCGCGGTCGTGTTGAGCGTGGTGCTGGAGAAGCTCTCGCTGGCGCTCCTGGGGCGGCTTGCGCGCTGGACGCGCATCACCTGGGACGACGCGCTGGTGTCCTCCATCAAGGGGCCGCTGCGGCTCTTGTACTTCTCGCTGCTCGGCGCACTGGGGACGGCGCTGCTGTTGCTACCTCCCACTGCCAAGTACGTGGCGACCCACCTCTTCACCTCGCTCCTCATCGTGTCGGTGGCGTGGTTCGTCCTGCGCTTCCTGCGGGTGACGGCGCAGGTCGTCCAGCAGTCGGTGACGAAGGATGCGAAGGACGCCTCACGGGCCCGGGGGCTGCACACCCAGCTGGTGGTGCTGCGCTCCGTCTTCGAGGCGGCCACCTACATCATCGCGGCCGCGTTGCTGCTCATGCAGTTCGAGACGGTGCGCAACGTGGGCGTGTCGCTGTTGGCCTCGGCCGGTATCGCGGGCCTCGTCATCGGTCTGGCCGCGCAGAAGTCCATCTCCTCGCTGCTGGCCGGCATCCAGCTCTCCATCACCCAGCCCATCCGCATTGGCGACCAGGTGGTGGTGGAGAACGAGTTCGGCACGGTGGAGGAGATCACCCTCACGTACGTGGTGGTGCGTGTGTGGGACGAGCGGCGGCTGGTCATCCCCATCCCCCAGTTCCTCGACAAGCCCTTCCAGAACTGGAGCAAGGGCGGGAAGAGCATGCTGGGCCCGGTGCGGCTGCTGGTGGACTTCACCACGGACATGGAGGCGCTGAGGGTGGAGCTGCGGCGCATCCTGGAGAACGAGGGCAATGCGATGTGGGATGGGCGTGTGTCCACCGTCGTGGTGGAGGACGTGTTGGATCGGACGCTGCAGGTGCGCGTGCTGGTGAGCGCCGATCCGGGGAACCTCTTCGACCTGCGCTGCCTGGTGCGCGAGAAGATGATGGCGTACCTGCGAGCGCGGCCCGATTGGCTGCCCACCACCCGTACCGAGCCCCGTACCCCTCCGATCCAGCCGCCAGTCGGCGAGCAGGCGCAGCCCCCTCCGCCCGCCACTCCCCGGGCCTGAGGGCGCCGGAGTTCTTGCCCTCCTCCCCGAGTCGCGCTGAATATCCCGCCCCCCTCCGCGTCCGAGGGGCGGGTCAGCTGCACGTTCGTGGAGCCTGTGATGAAGCGTCTTGCCAGGTTGTGGAGGGCCGCCCCGCTGGCGGCCGCGATGGTGGTCCCTCTGTCGGCGCATGCCCAGGGTCGGGGCCGCACCGATGGTCCCGAGGGATCCGAGTACGGGAAGGGTGGCTACTCCCGGGTGTCGGAGAACCGTTTCTCCCTGGAGCTGAACTGGGGCGCGGCGTTCGCCGCGGAGCTGTCGCGCATGGATCGGGGCCGGCCGCCGCTGTTCGTCGGTGCCACCGCCTCGTTCTGGGGTGCTG contains:
- a CDS encoding mechanosensitive ion channel family protein, yielding MSRALTGLCLLLSVLLPPGAWALNNGLGDPPPSVDRQTPYAAAKGFSDAVHKGNYELAAHYLDLDYLPLAQQKAEGARLAQRLKYVLDHKLPLGAITNLSKAPEGDPENPRFDQIDSLSVGDASYPIRLARVRVNEGTLVWVFSEATVRAIDPLYEEFGPLVGDVLPPVFFDKPVLGLELWQWLGLLATGVLAVVLSVVLEKLSLALLGRLARWTRITWDDALVSSIKGPLRLLYFSLLGALGTALLLLPPTAKYVATHLFTSLLIVSVAWFVLRFLRVTAQVVQQSVTKDAKDASRARGLHTQLVVLRSVFEAATYIIAAALLLMQFETVRNVGVSLLASAGIAGLVIGLAAQKSISSLLAGIQLSITQPIRIGDQVVVENEFGTVEEITLTYVVVRVWDERRLVIPIPQFLDKPFQNWSKGGKSMLGPVRLLVDFTTDMEALRVELRRILENEGNAMWDGRVSTVVVEDVLDRTLQVRVLVSADPGNLFDLRCLVREKMMAYLRARPDWLPTTRTEPRTPPIQPPVGEQAQPPPPATPRA